From the Funiculus sociatus GB2-C1 genome, one window contains:
- a CDS encoding CoA-acylating methylmalonate-semialdehyde dehydrogenase → MESAAIAPNPLPNYINGEWCASHATEFLNVVNPATAEVLTKVPLSPQSDVNAAAIAAATAYNSWRRTPPTERVQYLFKLKFLLEEHLDELARTITLECGKTLAESRGEMQRAIENVEVACGIPMLMQGYNLEDIARGIDEIMIRQPVGVVAIIAPFNFPGMIPFWFLPYAIACGNTCIVKPSERVPLTMQKVFELLEKTGLPKGVINLVNGAKEAVDAILEHPTIRAISFVGSSPVAQYVYSRAAAFGKRVQCQGGAKNPIIVLPDADMEMTTRITADSAFGCAGQRCLAASLAVTVGEARHTFTEAIANSAQTRMVGYGLDEKVQMGPVITSQSRDRIEGLIQQGANEGATVLVDGRNPKISGYEQGNFIRPTILQNVNPNSELARTEVFGPVLGLMHLDTIEDAIALVNSGQWGNMACLFTNSGAAARKFRYEAEAGNIGINIGVAAPMAFFPFSGWKDSFYGDLHGQGRHAVEFFTQTKVVVERWPKDWSRQF, encoded by the coding sequence ATGGAATCCGCCGCGATCGCACCCAATCCCTTACCCAACTATATTAATGGGGAGTGGTGTGCTTCCCACGCCACCGAATTTTTGAATGTGGTGAACCCTGCTACCGCCGAAGTGCTGACGAAGGTTCCTTTGTCGCCTCAGAGTGATGTAAACGCAGCAGCAATAGCAGCAGCGACGGCTTATAATAGTTGGCGGCGCACTCCACCCACCGAAAGAGTGCAATACTTATTCAAACTCAAATTTTTATTAGAAGAACACCTTGATGAGTTAGCCCGGACAATTACTTTGGAATGCGGTAAAACCTTAGCAGAGTCACGCGGCGAAATGCAACGGGCGATAGAAAATGTAGAAGTTGCCTGTGGAATTCCCATGCTGATGCAGGGTTACAATTTGGAAGATATTGCCCGTGGAATTGATGAGATAATGATTCGTCAACCTGTGGGAGTTGTAGCAATAATTGCACCTTTTAATTTTCCGGGGATGATTCCATTTTGGTTTCTGCCTTACGCGATCGCTTGCGGCAATACGTGCATTGTCAAACCCTCAGAAAGGGTGCCGTTAACAATGCAAAAGGTGTTTGAATTGTTAGAAAAGACAGGTTTACCTAAAGGTGTAATTAACCTGGTAAATGGTGCAAAAGAAGCTGTGGATGCAATTTTGGAACATCCAACTATTCGCGCCATTAGTTTTGTTGGTTCCTCACCAGTAGCACAGTATGTTTACAGTCGTGCTGCTGCATTTGGTAAGCGGGTGCAATGTCAGGGAGGGGCGAAAAATCCGATTATTGTTTTGCCAGATGCAGACATGGAAATGACTACCCGCATCACCGCAGATAGTGCGTTTGGGTGTGCGGGACAACGTTGTTTAGCAGCTTCTTTAGCAGTGACGGTGGGAGAAGCGCGTCACACTTTTACAGAAGCGATCGCTAACTCTGCACAAACCAGAATGGTAGGCTATGGTTTGGATGAAAAAGTGCAAATGGGGCCAGTAATTACCTCTCAAAGTCGCGACCGGATTGAAGGGTTAATTCAACAGGGAGCAAATGAAGGTGCGACTGTATTAGTAGACGGACGCAACCCGAAAATTTCTGGTTATGAACAGGGTAATTTTATTCGACCAACGATTCTGCAAAATGTCAACCCGAATAGTGAACTAGCGCGTACAGAAGTTTTTGGCCCAGTATTAGGTTTAATGCACTTGGATACAATCGAGGATGCGATCGCATTGGTTAACAGTGGTCAATGGGGAAATATGGCTTGTTTGTTTACCAACAGTGGTGCAGCAGCGCGGAAGTTTCGTTATGAAGCCGAAGCAGGTAATATTGGCATTAATATTGGTGTAGCAGCACCGATGGCATTTTTTCCTTTTAGTGGTTGGAAAGATAGCTTCTACGGTGACTTACACGGTCAAGGTAGACACGCGGTAGAATTTTTCACGCAAACTAAAGTTGTTGTTGAACGCTGGCCTAAAGATTGGTCGCGCCAGTTTTAA
- a CDS encoding MFS transporter translates to MNRKFWITALIAFINSLSLTILLPIIYLYGKQFGLNDFQTSFLFSIYSLAQFFATPVIGKLSDRFGRKPLLIISLTGTVIANFIAGNATTAIVLFLARFLDGITGGNNSVAQAIISDITTSENRAKGFGVLGAAFGLGFILGPAISLLAQEISLGASFFVSSAIALVALLITIFFLPETIQTKAEQGHNIFDLGLGNLIKGLATPSIGILLIINFFIGTTFTIFTYAFQPYFINVLGQNSKSLTLMFLLFGVLGVIMQTLGISILTRKFELVNILFLALFVRSLSFSLMPIVPSIVYFVSITILFSILNSLVQPIINTLISLNSKPEEQGTAMGLNSSYLSISNAFGPVIAGMVINQSNPTTYGYPLYLAGTLTFFVFLLAVFTRKRYAPKVKPRQ, encoded by the coding sequence ATGAATCGAAAATTTTGGATTACTGCTTTAATTGCTTTTATTAATTCACTCAGTTTAACAATTTTACTACCGATAATTTATCTTTATGGCAAGCAATTTGGACTAAACGATTTTCAAACTAGCTTTTTATTCTCGATTTACTCTTTAGCGCAATTTTTTGCCACTCCTGTAATTGGTAAACTTTCCGATCGCTTTGGGCGAAAGCCGTTACTAATTATCAGTTTAACAGGGACAGTAATCGCCAATTTTATCGCGGGAAACGCTACAACAGCAATCGTTCTATTTTTAGCTCGATTTCTGGATGGAATTACAGGGGGTAATAATTCAGTAGCTCAGGCAATTATTTCTGATATAACTACCTCAGAAAATCGCGCTAAAGGTTTTGGAGTTTTGGGGGCAGCTTTTGGGTTAGGTTTTATATTGGGGCCAGCGATTAGTTTACTAGCGCAGGAAATTTCATTAGGAGCTTCTTTTTTTGTTTCGAGCGCGATCGCGCTGGTGGCTTTGTTAATTACTATCTTTTTTCTACCTGAAACCATCCAAACTAAGGCTGAACAAGGACACAACATTTTTGACTTGGGCTTGGGCAATTTAATCAAAGGTCTTGCTACGCCCAGCATTGGGATTCTTTTAATTATCAATTTTTTTATCGGCACCACCTTCACAATTTTTACCTATGCTTTTCAGCCCTACTTCATTAATGTACTGGGTCAAAATAGTAAGTCTTTGACGCTGATGTTTCTATTGTTTGGGGTACTCGGTGTCATTATGCAAACCTTGGGAATATCAATTTTGACTAGAAAATTTGAGCTGGTTAATATCTTATTTTTAGCTTTATTTGTTCGCAGTTTATCGTTTAGTTTAATGCCAATCGTGCCAAGCATTGTTTATTTTGTGTCAATAACTATACTTTTTTCGATTCTTAATTCTTTAGTTCAGCCGATAATTAATACTTTGATCTCATTAAATTCTAAGCCAGAAGAGCAAGGAACGGCAATGGGTCTTAATTCCTCTTACTTAAGCATTTCCAACGCCTTTGGGCCTGTAATTGCTGGAATGGTGATTAATCAATCTAATCCAACTACCTATGGTTATCCATTATATTTAGCTGGAACGCTAACATTTTTTGTGTTTTTATTAGCAGTATTTACTCGCAAAAGATATGCACCCAAAGTTAAGCCACGACAATAG